A DNA window from Microcystis aeruginosa NIES-843 contains the following coding sequences:
- a CDS encoding ELWxxDGT repeat protein — protein MSIPFLVKDISPYGSLPLELTAVGNTLFFGADNGVNGRELWKSDGTAAGTVLVKDIRPFSGSYPGYLTAVGSTLYFTAGDNVNGPELWKSDGTAAGTVLVKDIFPGYSYSPPGYLTAVGSTLFFTVDDGVNGDELWKSDGTAAGTVLVKDIFPGYSYLEPYPSNLTAVGSTLFFTANDGVNGRELWKSDGTAAGTVLVRDVRPGSYGSHPRYLTALGNTLYFQAFDGVNGTELWKSDGTAAGTVLVKDIRPGSFSGSHPRNLTAVGNTLFFTADNGANGEELWKSDGTAAGTVLVKDIAPSSSSRSPRNLTAVGSTLFFTADDGVNGEELWKSDGTAAGTILVKDISPGPGGSLDFSTQMTAVGSTLFFTADNGVNGEELWKSDGTAAGTILVGDIRPGSNGSNPRNLTAVGNTLFFRADNGVNGWELWAVSTPAIPTLAIAATNANQTEGNSGSKAFTFTVTRSVITTGSNNVDWAVISSGSNAANATDFVGGVLPSGTVSFAPGETSKVITVNVLGDTTFEPNENFTVILSNPTNGANITTATATGTIENDDVAIPILTIAATSSSQTEGNSGSKAFTFTVTRADNTTGSNNVNWAVTGTGTFPANAADFVGGVLPSGVVSFAPGESSKVITVNVQGDTTVEPNENFTVTLSNPTNGATLGTPSTATVTIVDEDSVPFLVKDIYPGSFGPYPSNLTARGNTLFFTAYDSVNGEELWRSDGTAAGTVRVADISPGDYGSYPSNLTVVGSTLFFQAYDSVNGIELWKSDGTAAGTVLVKDINPGDSSSYFYNLTALGNTLFFTVDIGRTEELWKSDGTAAGTVLVKNIGPEPSNLTAVGNTLFFSARGVSGRELWKSDGTAAGTVLVKNIRPGSSSSDPRYLTAVGNTLFFNANDGVNGLELWKSDGTAAGTVLVKDINPGSYGVPPRYLTAVGNTLFFSANDNVNGEELWKSDGTAAGTVLVKDIRPGSFSSSNPRNLTAVGNTLFFTAGDNVNGRELWKSDGTEAGTVLVKNINPGSGFSGNYPQNLTAVGNTLFFTADDGVNGRELWKSDGTAAGTILVGDIRPGSSGSNPQNLRVVGSTLYFTADDGVNGRELWAVSSPAVPTLAIAATSANQTEGNSGSKAFTFTVTRAVNTTGTNNVNWAVTGSGTNPANATDFVGSVLPSGTLSFAAGETSKVITVDVQGDTTVELNENFTVTLSNATNGATITTATATGTINNDDFIGTSGPDTLAGTSGADAMTGLAGNDTYTVNDAGDLVIEAFNQGTDTVQAAISYTLPNNVENLLLTGTGNLNGTGNGLNNQITGNSGNNSLNGAAGTDTLIGGAGNDTLNGAAGIDTLTGGTGTDIFIFRFGQSTAAALDRVTDFAIGTDKIDLLSQAGAAINAPLAFTRATDSTTTNINTIVTNVFTDANGATAGNQALGINSAALVRDNSSSTYLIINDGTAGFQSANDLVINLTGLTGTFPALGTIAVNSFFV, from the coding sequence ATGTCAATCCCTTTTTTAGTTAAGGATATAAGCCCCTATGGCTCCTTGCCCCTCGAACTAACGGCGGTGGGCAACACCCTGTTCTTCGGGGCCGATAACGGCGTGAACGGTCGGGAGTTGTGGAAAAGCGACGGCACGGCGGCCGGTACGGTTCTGGTCAAGGATATCCGCCCCTTTAGTGGCTCCTACCCCGGCTATCTAACGGCAGTGGGCAGTACCCTGTACTTCACTGCCGGTGACAACGTGAACGGTCCGGAATTGTGGAAAAGCGACGGCACGGCGGCCGGTACGGTTTTGGTCAAAGATATTTTTCCCGGTTACAGTTACTCCCCCCCCGGCTATCTAACGGCAGTGGGCAGTACCCTGTTCTTCACTGTCGATGACGGCGTGAACGGTGATGAATTATGGAAAAGCGACGGCACGGCGGCCGGTACGGTTTTGGTCAAAGATATTTTTCCCGGTTACAGTTACTTGGAACCCTACCCCAGCAATCTAACAGCAGTGGGCAGTACCCTGTTCTTCACTGCCAATGACGGCGTGAACGGTCGGGAATTGTGGAAAAGCGACGGCACGGCGGCCGGTACGGTTTTGGTCAGAGACGTCCGCCCCGGTTCCTATGGCTCCCACCCCCGCTATCTGACGGCGCTGGGCAATACCCTGTACTTCCAGGCCTTTGACGGCGTGAACGGTACTGAATTGTGGAAAAGCGACGGCACGGCGGCCGGTACGGTTCTGGTCAAGGATATCCGCCCCGGTTCCTTTAGTGGCTCCCACCCCCGCAATCTAACGGCAGTGGGCAATACCCTCTTTTTCACTGCCGATAACGGCGCGAACGGTGAGGAATTGTGGAAGAGCGACGGCACGGCGGCCGGTACGGTTCTGGTCAAAGATATCGCCCCCAGTTCCTCTAGTCGCTCCCCCCGCAATCTAACGGCAGTGGGCAGTACCCTCTTTTTCACTGCCGATGACGGCGTTAACGGTGAGGAATTATGGAAAAGCGACGGCACGGCAGCTGGTACAATTCTGGTCAAAGATATAAGCCCCGGTCCCGGTGGCTCCCTTGACTTCTCCACCCAGATGACGGCAGTGGGCAGTACCCTGTTCTTCACTGCCGATAACGGCGTGAACGGTGAGGAATTATGGAAAAGCGACGGCACGGCGGCCGGCACGATTCTGGTGGGGGACATCCGCCCCGGTTCCAATGGCTCCAACCCCCGTAATCTAACGGCAGTGGGCAACACCCTGTTCTTCCGCGCCGATAACGGCGTTAACGGTTGGGAGTTGTGGGCCGTGAGTACGCCCGCAATTCCCACCCTCGCCATTGCCGCCACCAATGCCAACCAAACCGAGGGCAACAGTGGCAGTAAAGCTTTCACTTTCACCGTCACTCGTTCGGTTATCACCACGGGAAGCAATAACGTTGACTGGGCAGTTATCAGCAGCGGCAGCAATGCCGCCAATGCCACGGATTTTGTCGGAGGAGTCTTACCGTCAGGAACCGTGAGTTTTGCCCCGGGAGAAACCAGTAAAGTGATTACCGTTAACGTTCTGGGAGATACCACATTTGAACCGAACGAAAACTTTACCGTCATCCTCTCCAATCCCACCAACGGCGCTAACATTACCACCGCTACTGCCACGGGAACCATCGAAAATGATGATGTAGCAATCCCCATCCTCACCATTGCCGCCACCAGCAGCAGTCAAACCGAGGGCAACAGTGGCAGCAAGGCCTTTACCTTCACCGTCACTCGTGCGGATAACACCACCGGAAGCAATAACGTCAACTGGGCAGTTACCGGCACCGGCACTTTTCCCGCTAACGCTGCCGATTTTGTCGGAGGAGTGTTACCCAGTGGGGTAGTAAGTTTTGCCCCGGGAGAAAGCAGTAAGGTGATTACTGTTAATGTCCAGGGAGATACAACAGTAGAACCGAACGAAAACTTTACTGTCACCCTCTCCAATCCCACCAACGGAGCTACTCTCGGCACTCCATCTACGGCAACCGTGACTATTGTTGACGAGGACTCCGTTCCTTTTTTAGTTAAAGATATCTACCCCGGTTCCTTTGGTCCCTACCCCAGCAATCTGACGGCCCGGGGCAATACCCTGTTCTTCACTGCCTATGACAGCGTTAACGGTGAGGAATTGTGGAGGAGCGACGGCACAGCGGCCGGTACAGTTCGGGTCGCCGACATCAGCCCGGGTGACTATGGCTCCTACCCGAGCAATCTGACGGTGGTGGGCAGTACCCTGTTCTTCCAGGCCTATGACAGCGTGAACGGTATTGAATTGTGGAAAAGCGACGGCACGGCGGCCGGTACGGTTCTGGTCAAAGATATCAACCCCGGTGACTCTAGCTCCTACTTCTACAATCTGACGGCACTGGGCAATACCCTGTTCTTCACTGTCGATATCGGCCGTACAGAGGAGTTGTGGAAAAGCGACGGCACGGCGGCCGGTACGGTTTTGGTCAAGAACATCGGCCCCGAACCCAGCAATCTAACGGCGGTGGGCAATACCCTCTTTTTCAGTGCCAGAGGCGTTAGCGGTCGAGAATTATGGAAGAGCGACGGCACGGCGGCCGGTACGGTTCTGGTCAAGAATATCCGCCCCGGTTCCTCTAGCTCCGACCCCCGCTATCTGACGGCAGTGGGCAATACCCTCTTTTTCAATGCCAATGACGGCGTGAACGGTCTGGAATTATGGAAAAGCGACGGCACGGCGGCCGGTACGGTTCTGGTCAAAGATATCAACCCCGGTTCCTATGGCGTCCCCCCCCGCTATCTAACGGCGGTGGGTAATACCCTCTTTTTCAGTGCTAATGACAACGTTAACGGTGAGGAATTGTGGAAAAGCGACGGCACGGCGGCCGGTACAGTTCTGGTCAAAGATATCCGCCCCGGTTCCTTTAGTAGCTCCAACCCCCGCAATCTGACGGCAGTGGGCAACACCCTGTTCTTCACTGCCGGTGACAATGTGAACGGTCGGGAATTATGGAAAAGCGACGGCACGGAGGCCGGTACGGTTCTGGTCAAGAATATCAACCCCGGTTCCGGTTTCTCTGGCAACTACCCCCAAAATCTAACGGCAGTGGGCAATACCCTGTTCTTCACTGCCGATGACGGCGTGAACGGTCGGGAGTTATGGAAAAGCGACGGCACGGCGGCCGGTACGATTCTGGTGGGGGACATCCGCCCTGGTTCCTCTGGCTCCAACCCCCAAAACCTGAGAGTAGTGGGCAGCACCCTGTACTTCACTGCCGATGACGGCGTGAACGGTCGGGAATTGTGGGCCGTGAGTAGTCCCGCAGTTCCCACCCTCGCTATTGCCGCCACCAGTGCCAATCAAACCGAGGGCAACAGTGGCAGTAAAGCCTTTACCTTCACCGTCACTCGTGCGGTTAATACCACGGGAACCAATAACGTTAACTGGGCAGTTACCGGCAGCGGAACCAATCCTGCCAATGCCACGGATTTTGTCGGGTCCGTGTTACCGTCAGGAACCTTGAGTTTTGCCGCCGGGGAAACCTCAAAAGTGATTACTGTTGACGTTCAGGGAGATACAACGGTAGAACTGAACGAAAACTTTACCGTCACCCTCTCCAATGCCACCAACGGTGCTACTATCACCACCGCTACTGCCACCGGAACTATCAATAATGATGACTTTATCGGTACTTCTGGTCCAGACACCCTTGCGGGAACCTCTGGAGCAGATGCCATGACTGGGTTAGCCGGAAACGATACTTATACGGTAAATGATGCCGGGGATTTGGTGATTGAAGCTTTCAACCAGGGAACCGATACCGTGCAAGCTGCCATTTCCTATACCCTTCCCAACAACGTGGAAAATCTCCTTCTCACTGGTACTGGTAATCTTAATGGCACGGGTAATGGCTTAAATAACCAGATTACAGGGAATAGTGGCAATAATAGCCTCAATGGTGCTGCTGGAACCGATACCCTAATCGGTGGCGCTGGTAACGATACCCTCAATGGTGCTGCTGGAATCGATACTTTAACCGGTGGGACGGGGACAGACATCTTCATCTTCCGATTTGGTCAGTCCACCGCAGCAGCCCTAGACCGAGTTACGGATTTTGCTATTGGTACTGATAAGATTGACCTGCTTAGTCAAGCTGGTGCGGCCATTAATGCCCCTCTCGCTTTTACCCGGGCAACAGATAGCACCACGACCAATATTAACACCATTGTTACTAACGTCTTTACCGATGCTAATGGCGCAACAGCCGGAAATCAAGCTCTCGGAATTAACAGCGCTGCTTTAGTGCGGGACAATAGTTCTTCTACTTACTTAATTATCAACGACGGTACGGCGGGTTTCCAAAGTGCTAATGATTTGGTGATTAATCTGACTGGGTTAACGGGTACTTTCCCGGCGCTCGGCACTATTGCAGTCAATAGTTTCTTTGTCTAA
- a CDS encoding Rpn family recombination-promoting nuclease/putative transposase, which produces MNPTTANYDEPWKEALSEYFEAFLHFFFPEVHQLIDWTKIPESLEKELKRITASAKTKKRFADKLYKVWLLRGEEVWILIHIEIQSQYEENFPQRMYIYNYRAFDLYQKPVISLAILGDERVNWRPDSYNYTIAGCEVSLKFPTVKLLDYEENWSELEASSNPFAIIVMAHLKTKATTGKLPQREQWKWRLIRGLYEKEFEREQIIKLFEIIDNMMTLSPELQSSLESKIKQFEEERTMPLMSNMELRGIERGKEIGKEIGALEKARNYIKTVLKTRLGDIPIEIEQAVDKISVLSILDELLKSALTVNSFDELHQLLEQ; this is translated from the coding sequence ATGAACCCAACAACCGCTAATTATGATGAACCCTGGAAAGAAGCATTAAGCGAGTATTTTGAAGCGTTTTTACATTTCTTCTTTCCTGAAGTTCACCAATTAATTGATTGGACAAAAATTCCCGAATCCCTGGAAAAAGAACTCAAACGGATTACCGCTTCAGCAAAGACAAAAAAACGTTTCGCTGACAAACTCTATAAAGTTTGGTTACTCAGGGGTGAAGAAGTCTGGATTTTGATTCATATTGAAATTCAAAGTCAATACGAAGAAAATTTCCCTCAGAGGATGTATATTTATAACTATCGGGCCTTTGATTTGTATCAGAAACCAGTTATCAGTCTCGCTATATTAGGAGATGAACGAGTAAATTGGCGACCAGATTCCTATAATTATACTATCGCTGGCTGTGAAGTCAGCCTCAAATTCCCAACAGTCAAATTACTGGACTATGAGGAAAACTGGTCAGAACTAGAGGCAAGTAGTAATCCCTTTGCTATAATAGTCATGGCACACCTGAAAACAAAAGCGACTACTGGGAAGCTGCCACAACGGGAACAGTGGAAGTGGAGGTTAATCAGGGGATTATATGAAAAGGAGTTCGAGAGAGAACAGATAATTAAACTGTTTGAAATCATCGACAATATGATGACTTTATCCCCTGAATTACAGTCAAGTTTAGAGAGTAAAATCAAACAATTTGAGGAGGAAAGAACCATGCCTTTAATGAGTAATATGGAGTTACGAGGGATAGAACGCGGTAAGGAAATTGGTAAGGAAATTGGAGCGTTAGAAAAGGCTCGTAACTATATTAAAACGGTGCTGAAAACGCGATTGGGTGACATTCCAATAGAAATTGAGCAAGCTGTTGATAAAATTTCTGTATTATCGATTTTAGACGAGTTACTGAAATCGGCATTAACCGTTAATTCTTTTGATGAGTTGCATCAACTTTTAGAACAATAG
- a CDS encoding Rpn family recombination-promoting nuclease/putative transposase: MNQTTANYDEPWKEALSEYFEAFLYFFFPEVHQLIDWTKIPESLEKELKRITASAKTKKRFADKLYKVWLLRGEEVWILIHIEIQSQYEENFPQRMYIYNYRAFDLYQKPVISLAILGDERVNWRPDSYNYTIAGCEVSLKFPTVKLLDYEESWSELEASSNPFAIIVMAHLKTKATTGKLPQREQWKWKLIRGLYEKEFEREQIIKLFEIIDNMMTLSPELQSSLESKIKQFEEERTMPLMSNMELRGIERGKEIGKEIGKEIGELRGIERGKEIGKEIGKEIGKEIGALENARNYVKTVLKTRLGDIPIEIEQAVDKISVLSILDELLKSALTVNSFDELHQLLEQ, encoded by the coding sequence ATGAACCAAACAACCGCCAATTATGATGAACCCTGGAAAGAAGCATTAAGCGAGTATTTTGAAGCGTTTTTATACTTCTTTTTTCCCGAAGTTCACCAATTGATTGATTGGACAAAAATTCCCGAATCCCTAGAAAAAGAACTCAAACGGATTACCGCTTCAGCAAAGACAAAAAAACGTTTCGCTGACAAACTCTATAAAGTCTGGTTACTCAGGGGTGAAGAAGTCTGGATTTTGATTCATATTGAAATTCAAAGCCAGTACGAAGAAAATTTCCCTCAGAGGATGTATATTTATAACTATCGGGCCTTTGATTTGTATCAGAAACCAGTTATCAGTCTCGCAATTTTAGGAGATGAAAGAGTAAATTGGCGACCAGATTCCTATAATTATACTATCGCTGGTTGTGAAGTGAGTCTGAAATTCCCAACAGTCAAATTACTGGACTATGAGGAAAGCTGGTCAGAACTAGAAGCAAGTAGCAATCCCTTTGCTATAATCGTCATGGCACACCTGAAAACAAAAGCGACTACCGGGAAGCTGCCACAACGGGAACAGTGGAAGTGGAAGTTAATCAGGGGATTATATGAAAAGGAGTTCGAGAGAGAACAGATAATTAAACTGTTTGAAATCATCGACAATATGATGACTTTATCCCCTGAATTGCAGTCAAGCTTAGAGAGTAAAATCAAACAATTTGAGGAGGAAAGAACCATGCCTTTAATGAGTAATATGGAGTTACGAGGAATAGAACGCGGTAAGGAAATCGGTAAGGAAATTGGCAAGGAAATTGGGGAGTTACGAGGGATAGAACGCGGTAAAGAAATAGGCAAGGAAATTGGTAAGGAAATTGGTAAGGAAATTGGAGCGTTAGAAAATGCTCGTAACTATGTTAAAACGGTGCTGAAAACGCGATTGGGTGATATTCCAATAGAAATTGAGCAAGCTGTTGATAAAATTTCTGTATTATCGATTTTAGACGAGTTACTGAAATCGGCATTAACCGTTAATTCTTTTGATGAGTTGCATCAACTTTTAGAACAATAG
- a CDS encoding DUF4347 domain-containing protein, whose translation MTSTLLPGFPAVDDVLFNFAQSDGLSQANRVDSVRNQRLTAPELNTVVFLDAGVTDYQTLQAGVIPEVATVILSPNQDGIEQISAFLPQNPQITTIHLYY comes from the coding sequence ATGACTTCTACCCTCTTGCCTGGCTTTCCTGCTGTTGACGATGTTTTGTTCAATTTTGCTCAATCTGATGGCTTGAGTCAAGCTAATCGGGTGGATAGTGTGAGAAATCAGCGTTTAACCGCACCCGAATTAAATACTGTAGTCTTCCTCGATGCTGGTGTTACCGATTATCAAACCCTACAAGCTGGGGTAATTCCAGAAGTCGCCACCGTTATTCTCTCTCCCAATCAAGACGGAATCGAACAAATATCCGCTTTTTTACCACAAAATCCCCAGATTACCACCATTCACCTCTATTATTAA